A genomic window from Synechococcus sp. CBW1107 includes:
- the petM gene encoding cytochrome b6-f complex subunit PetM yields the protein MASEIFFTAAVFWVLIPVGLVGGALLLKLQKD from the coding sequence ATGGCCTCGGAAATCTTCTTCACCGCAGCGGTCTTCTGGGTGCTGATCCCCGTCGGCCTCGTGGGCGGAGCCCTTCTGCTCAAACTGCAGAAAGATTGA